Below is a genomic region from Deferrivibrio essentukiensis.
TTCACCTATTCTGTTACCAGTCACAACTATAGTTTCAACAGCATATACATTTATAGAAAAAACAAAAATTAACAAACTTATACAAAAATTTTTAAAAAACACTTCAACCTCCAAAATTTTATAACATGTTAGAAATACATTAGAACAAGGTGGATTATTCGTATCAAGTAAAAGGATAACACATACAGGCCTCCTTATCCACGTAAGGTATTTCATAGGGGGTATCCTGGCTCACCTTCAACCTACTTGCCAGCCTTCCCACTATTAAAAGCAGTGGCTAATTTGGCTTTCGTCAGGCTCACAGTTGCGGGACAGCGCCGGATTTTCACCGGACTTCCCCACTCTATGATTAGGCAACATTAAACAACAAATAGAATTTTGTCAATATAAGACAAAACCCTTTGGAAAAATTCAAACTATTTTAAAATTAGTTAATACATAGAAAAATACAAACAAAAAAAACTATTGAAATTACTGATAATTTATAATAATATCACCCCAATAACTTAAACAATGTTTTAATTGTTTAAATAAAACTAAACAAGGAGGCGTCATGAAGAGAAGAGATTTTCTAAAAAAAGCTGCTGCAACTACTGCTGTTGCCGGTGCATCTTTAGCCTTTGGTGCTCCTGCCGTTCATGCGGCAAAAAAATATCAATGGAAAATGGCAACTACTTGGCCACCTAACTTCCCAGTTTTTGGCGAAAGCGCAAACTTTATAGCCAAGTGGATTGAAGAAATGTCTGAAGGTAGACTTAAAATACATGTATACGCCGGAGGAGAGCTTGTACCGGCGCTTCAAGCTTTTGATGCCGTTGGGCAAGGTATGGTTGAAATG
It encodes:
- a CDS encoding twin-arginine translocation signal domain-containing protein, encoding MKRRDFLKKAAATTAVAGASLAFGAPAVHAAKKYQWKMATTWPPNFPVFGESANFIAKWIEEMSEGRLKIHVYAGGELVPALQAFDAVGQGMVEM